The Thermodesulfovibrionales bacterium genome segment AATTTTTACAACTGAAAAACCTTTATTTATCAGTATTATAACAGCTTTTAAATACAATGTTAATAGATTCAAAATGATTTTTTTTTGCATCAAGCCTTTAATCGTTTTTTTTCTTTTTTTAGCAATAGTATTCAATCATTTGCCTGATAAGTATTTAGTGCCTATACAATTTAAAAACAGGTCCGATGCAATTATAATATATTTCCTGTTAACTCTTTCTCAACCCCCAAAATTGTCTTTCTATAATTTAACCTGTTCTCGAGACTATAAAAGTAAATAGAGTCTTCTGCTTCATTTATAACTTTTAATAATTCATGCTTACATTTTGTAAGCTTACCCTCTGTTATATCTCCTTCAAACACAGAATTTTGAACCCACATGAAATACTTCTTCAAAATCTTTCTTACCT includes the following:
- the cas2 gene encoding CRISPR-associated endonuclease Cas2, translating into VRKILKKYFMWVQNSVFEGDITEGKLTKCKHELLKVINEAEDSIYFYSLENRLNYRKTILGVEKELTGNIL